A genome region from Macaca fascicularis isolate 582-1 chromosome 3, T2T-MFA8v1.1 includes the following:
- the BCL7B gene encoding B-cell CLL/lymphoma 7 protein family member B isoform X4 — protein sequence MTPSPQPWARRSWRASILPSSPSHLHTALRKLPQVQASGDPCPQADPAAFSEPSLPSSEVADEPPTLTKEEPVPLETQVVEEEEDSGAPPLKRFCVDQPTVPQTASES from the exons ATGACTCCCAGCCCCCAACCCTGGGCCAGGAGATCCTGGAGG GCCAGTATTCTCCCCTCCTCACCAAGCCACCTCCACACAGCTCTAAGGAAGCTTCCCCAGGTCCAGGCCTCAGGGGACCCCTGCCCTCAGGCCGACCCTGCTGCCTTTTCAGagccctccctgccctcctcGGAAGTGGCTGATGAACCTCCCACCCTCACCAAGGAAGAACCAGTTCCACTAGAGACACAG GTCGTCGAGGAAGAGGAAGACTCAGGTGCCCCACCCCTGAAGCGCTTCTGTGTGGACCAACCCACAGTGCCGCAGACGGCCTCAGAAAGCTAG